The Syntrophus gentianae genome contains the following window.
CAAGGGGTATGACACTTTGACGAGAGATCAGCAGGAGCGTTTGAAAAGGCTTTACCGCTGGCGTTTTAAAAAGGCAAAACAAACCAATCGAGCGATGTTTCTGATTCTTTCCGATCAGGAACTCCTTTCCTTGAGCAAAGGTAAATGGCAATCGGACGAGGAACTGCAGTCCGCCAATATTCTTTCTTCTGAAAAAACAAACCTTTATGGCTGCGAATTGGGAAAAACTCTTTCCGCTGCCTGCTGATGCCGATTTGAATTTTAAAGAATAGCAGGACGCTGAGGAGGGACTTGACGCAGCCGATTCTTGCGGCTGACAGGCCAGAAAAAACCGGCGGCATAGCCCGTGCATCAGCACAATTAAGCAGGGGATAAGTCATTTTGAAATTGGACGCCAGGAGATAGGATGCACAAGCAGTTCAAAACGCGGGATCTGAAAGTAGGCATGCATGTCCTTCTGGACATGCCTTGGCATCTCCATCCTTTTTTAAGAAGCTCCTTTAGCCTTTCCTCTGAAAAAGATATCCAGCGTTTGATTAAAGCGGGGATCGAGGAAGTTGTCGTGGACACGGCAATGTGTAAAGATCTTCCGTCTGCATCGCCCGCGGCGGGGAAGTCCACCCCTGCGCAAAAGGCCTCATCCAATTCATCGGCCTGGAGTCCCGAACAATTGATTCCCTCCGAACTGCGGGAAGCAATTGGCGATTCGCGCCTTGCTCCATCGGAAAAGGCCGGAATTGTCAGGAAATCCTGCCTCATTCTCATGGATCGTCTGCTGGAAAGTCCGACGGCGGAAAATATCCACACGGCTAAGCAGGGCATTTATGATGTCGTGGACCTCATCGCTTCGGAGCAGGAAACGGCGCAGCATCTTCTTGCCATCACCTCTCATGATTTTTACACGTACACCCATTCCGTCAATGTGGGTATTCTGTCGGTGTCCCTGTGCAAGGCATTCTTCAACCGGTCAGGATTTCACAATATGCGGGAACTGGGAGCGGCTTTCTTTCTTCACGACCTGGGCAAGGTTAACATCGACTCCGGTTATATCAACAAACCGGGAAAGCTGACGGATGAAGAGATGCAGCAGATGAAGAAACATCCCGTTTATGGGTTCAATATCCTGCATAAGGCGCATGAATTAAGCGAGGAATGTAAACTTGTCGTCCTGGAACATCATGAACGGACCGATGGGAATGGATATCCGGCGAAACTGCGGGAAAATGAAATTCACATTTATGCGCGCATCTGTTCAATTGCCGACGTTTATGACGCCCTGACTTCGCAGCGTTCATACAAGCAACCCCTGGCGCCTTTCAAGGCTTTGAAAGTCATGAAAGAGGAAATGATCGGCCATTTTCAACAGGATCTTTTTGAAAAATTTGTAAAATTGTTTAGCTGAACAGGAGTTGGCCTCTTGCTGAAGAAAAAACTCCTGATTGCCTCCTTTCTGCTCTTCCTCATCCTGGTCCTGGGCACTGTGGGATACGTGCTGATCGAAGGCTGGGGAATCATCGAATCCTTTTACATGACCGTGACGACGATCTCAACGGTGGGCTACGGCGATTTTACGCCGGCCACCTGGCAGGGCCGTCTTTTTACCGTACTGCTGGTCCTCTTCGGCGTGGGCACCATGCTTTACTCGGTATCGATGTTTGCGGAAATGATGGTGGAAGACCGGCTGAAAAAAGTTCTGGGAAGGGGCAGCATGGAAAACCGGATTGAACGGATGAAGAATCATTACATTATTTGCGGCTTCGGACGGATGGGGAGTCTCATCTGCCGGGAGCTGGCCGAGGAGAAGGCGCCCTTTGTGGTCATTGAAAAAAATCCGGACATTATTCAGCGTCTCGAGGATGAAGGGTATGTCTACCTCAAGGGGGATGCCACGGATGACAAGTCTCTGCTCCGGGCTGGAATCAGGCGGGCCCAGGGGGTGGTCTGCGTCCTTTCCACTGATGCGGAGAATCTCTATACCATCCTGACCTCCAAGGAATTGAATGCGGGGATCTACATCCTGTCCCGCTGTGAGGAGGAGGTCTCGGAACATCGCCTGCTCCGAGCCGGTGCGGATCGGGTCATCTCCCCCTATAAAATGGGCGGGATGCGGATGGCCATGGCCATCCTGAAACCCGCCATGATGGATTTCATCGAAATCACGACCCGGCGTCAGAGTCTGGAACTCCGCATGGAGGAAATGCCTCTCAGCGAGGATTCGGCCATCATCGGCAGATCGCTGGAGGCGGCGGAAATTCGGAAATCCTACGGGCTCATCATTGTGGCCATAAAAAAGGATTCCGGGAAGATGATCTTCAATCCCCCGGCCGGATATGTCATTGAGAAGGGGGATCGCCTCATCGCCCTGGGGGAGGATGAAGATGTCAACCGTTTCAATCAGGTGTGCATGGTGCCTTAGAAGAGTAACTTAGACCAAGTTGCATTTCAAAGGATAACAAGGCGGCAAGGAGGAGGCGACGCAGTCGTATCGATGATACAGTGAGGAGCTGACGACGAAGCGAACGAGTTAGCCGAAG
Protein-coding sequences here:
- a CDS encoding potassium channel family protein: MLKKKLLIASFLLFLILVLGTVGYVLIEGWGIIESFYMTVTTISTVGYGDFTPATWQGRLFTVLLVLFGVGTMLYSVSMFAEMMVEDRLKKVLGRGSMENRIERMKNHYIICGFGRMGSLICRELAEEKAPFVVIEKNPDIIQRLEDEGYVYLKGDATDDKSLLRAGIRRAQGVVCVLSTDAENLYTILTSKELNAGIYILSRCEEEVSEHRLLRAGADRVISPYKMGGMRMAMAILKPAMMDFIEITTRRQSLELRMEEMPLSEDSAIIGRSLEAAEIRKSYGLIIVAIKKDSGKMIFNPPAGYVIEKGDRLIALGEDEDVNRFNQVCMVP
- a CDS encoding HD-GYP domain-containing protein is translated as MHKQFKTRDLKVGMHVLLDMPWHLHPFLRSSFSLSSEKDIQRLIKAGIEEVVVDTAMCKDLPSASPAAGKSTPAQKASSNSSAWSPEQLIPSELREAIGDSRLAPSEKAGIVRKSCLILMDRLLESPTAENIHTAKQGIYDVVDLIASEQETAQHLLAITSHDFYTYTHSVNVGILSVSLCKAFFNRSGFHNMRELGAAFFLHDLGKVNIDSGYINKPGKLTDEEMQQMKKHPVYGFNILHKAHELSEECKLVVLEHHERTDGNGYPAKLRENEIHIYARICSIADVYDALTSQRSYKQPLAPFKALKVMKEEMIGHFQQDLFEKFVKLFS